The following proteins are encoded in a genomic region of Paenibacillus sp. FSL R7-0273:
- a CDS encoding ribose-phosphate diphosphokinase — protein sequence MTYCDSKLKIFTCNSNPKLASQIADYIGIPMGESHTTSFSDGEIQVKLSESVRGCHVYIVQSTCGPVNDNLMELLVMVDALKRASAKSINVVIPYYGYARQDRKARSRDPITAKLVANLIEKAGAHRVITMDLHAMQIQGFFDIPVDHLLGVPILAQYFRSKQIENPVVVSPDHGGVVRARKLADFLNAPLAIIDKRRPEPNVSEVMNIIGNIEGKTAILIDDIIDTAGTIVLGANALMEGGVKEVYACCTHPVLSGPAHERLENSPIKEIIVTDTIPIRSDNPTSKLKVLSVAPLMGEAIIRVHEELSISKLFEIE from the coding sequence ATGACTTATTGCGATTCCAAATTAAAGATCTTTACTTGTAACTCCAATCCTAAGCTGGCCAGCCAGATTGCCGACTACATCGGCATTCCGATGGGGGAGTCACACACTACAAGCTTTAGTGACGGAGAGATCCAGGTTAAGCTTTCGGAAAGTGTCCGGGGCTGCCATGTCTACATTGTCCAGTCTACCTGCGGCCCGGTCAACGATAACCTGATGGAACTGCTCGTTATGGTGGATGCGCTCAAGCGCGCCTCGGCTAAGAGCATCAACGTGGTTATTCCTTACTACGGCTATGCGCGCCAGGACCGCAAGGCACGTTCCCGTGATCCGATTACGGCCAAGCTGGTAGCGAACCTGATCGAGAAGGCAGGCGCGCACCGCGTCATTACTATGGACCTTCATGCTATGCAGATTCAGGGCTTCTTCGATATTCCTGTGGACCACCTGCTGGGCGTTCCGATTCTGGCCCAGTATTTCCGCTCCAAGCAAATCGAGAACCCGGTTGTTGTATCGCCTGACCACGGCGGCGTAGTACGGGCAAGAAAGCTCGCTGACTTCCTTAACGCACCGCTGGCGATTATCGATAAGCGCCGTCCGGAGCCGAATGTCAGTGAAGTTATGAACATCATCGGTAACATCGAAGGCAAGACAGCGATTCTGATCGATGATATTATCGATACAGCCGGAACGATTGTACTCGGGGCCAATGCCCTGATGGAAGGCGGCGTGAAGGAAGTTTACGCTTGCTGCACCCATCCTGTATTGTCTGGTCCGGCACACGAGCGTCTGGAGAATTCTCCGATTAAGGAAATCATCGTGACCGATACCATTCCGATCCGCAGCGATAATCCGACCTCCAAGCTGAAGGTGCTGTCCGTCGCTCCGCTGATGGGTGAGGCTATTATCCGTGTCCATGAGGAATTGTCGATCAGTAAATTGTTTGAGATTGAGTAG
- a CDS encoding peptidylprolyl isomerase, with protein sequence MSVNKAKSWKVLLVSLAAAVSFTMLSACSSNNNAANTAEDTSQAVATYKDGTITEKEFDLDTRVMKFLSPQQAAYLEIDAFKESILKQEVAFEYLAGQASEDAKKQAEKEADEQVGSLKEALGDTYESTLKEQNLTEAEIRSYMVRVLTVYQDMLLKITDEDLKAEFEATKGDYTVATLRHVLVGLTDADGKERTDEDALKRANEVKAKLDAGGDFAAVAKEYSDDTGSVEAGGEYKDKALGSYVEEFKQAAQTLPLNTISEPVKTSFGYHIMEVESRTETAFDSLSDEQKETVKSTLASKNLEKFLDEELDSLEIEINLPKSTAAADESGAAATAAPSATPAATEAAQ encoded by the coding sequence ATGTCAGTAAATAAAGCGAAATCATGGAAAGTGCTGCTGGTATCTTTAGCCGCAGCCGTTTCCTTCACTATGCTGTCTGCATGCAGCAGCAATAACAATGCGGCTAATACAGCCGAGGATACCAGCCAGGCTGTTGCAACCTACAAGGACGGAACGATTACAGAGAAGGAATTTGATCTGGACACCCGGGTTATGAAGTTCCTGTCCCCGCAGCAGGCAGCATACCTGGAAATCGATGCCTTTAAGGAATCGATTCTGAAACAGGAGGTTGCCTTCGAGTATCTGGCCGGACAAGCCTCTGAAGATGCGAAGAAGCAGGCTGAGAAGGAAGCGGATGAGCAGGTAGGCTCACTGAAAGAGGCGCTTGGGGACACCTATGAAAGCACGCTGAAGGAACAGAATCTGACCGAAGCGGAAATCCGCTCTTATATGGTGCGGGTGCTTACTGTGTATCAGGATATGCTGCTCAAGATTACCGACGAGGATCTGAAGGCTGAATTCGAAGCGACCAAAGGTGATTATACCGTTGCTACCCTGCGGCATGTTCTGGTTGGCCTGACTGATGCCGACGGCAAGGAACGGACCGACGAGGATGCGCTGAAGCGGGCGAATGAAGTTAAGGCCAAGCTTGACGCCGGCGGAGATTTCGCTGCCGTTGCCAAGGAGTATTCCGATGACACCGGCTCTGTTGAAGCAGGCGGTGAATATAAAGATAAGGCACTGGGCTCTTATGTGGAAGAGTTCAAGCAGGCTGCCCAGACGCTGCCGCTGAATACCATCAGCGAACCGGTAAAGACCAGCTTCGGTTATCACATCATGGAAGTGGAATCACGGACAGAGACAGCCTTTGATTCGCTGTCTGATGAGCAGAAGGAGACGGTCAAGAGCACACTTGCTTCAAAGAACCTTGAGAAGTTCCTTGATGAGGAGCTCGACTCCCTGGAGATTGAAATCAATCTGCCTAAGAGCACTGCAGCTGCTGATGAGTCCGGAGCTGCGGCTACCGCAGCACCAAGCGCAACACCGGCAGCTACTGAAGCAGCCCAATAA
- the mfd gene encoding transcription-repair coupling factor, with the protein MLHGLIEAFSKDPDFQSVTRGVAAGMKEQLISGLSGSARQIMLAALHEELARPVLVVTHNMFSAQKMAEDLQEALSPDRVLLYPANELVAAEAAVSSPETLAQRIDVLTRCAQGFRGVVVVPYSGVRRLLPAPHVMAAAQLTVSQDGTLALDDFLMKMIEMGYERVERVENRGELSVRGGIIDFYPMTSPLAYRVELFDDEVDSIRTFDPADQRSIDKVRSVTVTPAKEIIADQPRLDSAASAAAAMLEHQLEKMTDRQAKLRLREEMGRELEMLREGTYFPEIYKYISLLYPERTHLYDYMAEDTLLVLDEPARLLETAKQLERDESEWNLHLLQNGKNLPDLHLSVDNDTVMYRRPFQSLFMSIFLRQVPHIQPQNILGFISRGMQDFHGQMNVLKSEMERWHKSGVKVVMLASSEERMERIRRVLDDYGIEEPTLLQGNLGSGFELPSIHLAVITEGEMFSQKQRKARKLTKGIDNAERIKSYTELKIGDYVVHQNHGIGKYMGIGTLEVSGIHRDYMHIMYAGGDKLSVPIDQIDLIQKYVGSEDKEPKVYKLGGNEWTRVTSKVRSSVQDIADDLIKLYAERQSALGYGFEKDTQEQREFEEMFPYEETRDQLRAIEEIKKDMEQNRPMDRLLCGDVGYGKTEVAIRAAFKSAIEGKQVAVLVPTTILAQQHYETFRERFGNYPINIQVLSRFRSRKEQNETIKGVKQGTVDVVIGTHRLLSQDMVFKDLGLLIVDEEQRFGVTHKEKLKKLKTNVDVLTLTATPIPRTLHMSMLGVRDLSVIETPPENRFPVQTYVVEHSQTLTREAVERELARGGQVYYLYNRVQGIHEMAAQISMLVPEARVGVGHGQMSESELEKTILDFLDGEYDVLVSTSIIETGVDIPNVNTLIVHDADKMGLSQLYQLRGRVGRSNRIAYAYFTYQRDKVLTEVAEKRLQSIKEFTELGSGFKIAMRDLSIRGAGNLLGAEQHGFIASVGFDLYSQMLAEEIRKRKVTVLGEEDTSLKQGNTVIDLSIDAYLPSEYIYDSIQKIEIYKKVAAVTAFEDANELEDELLDRFGELPEAVVNLLSVARLKVYGKLYGMESMIRRGDEVSLNFHEGSAAAFDTAKLAKVGNQFERRVQFDREAKAGIRIKVKELSDKELLDQLEQFLAAAKESLKLKGELHNVSK; encoded by the coding sequence TTGTTACATGGTCTTATAGAGGCTTTTTCCAAGGATCCTGATTTTCAATCGGTTACCCGCGGTGTAGCTGCAGGCATGAAGGAGCAGCTGATCTCGGGGCTGTCCGGCTCAGCCAGACAAATCATGCTGGCAGCGCTGCATGAAGAGCTCGCCCGTCCGGTGCTTGTAGTGACCCATAATATGTTCTCTGCCCAGAAGATGGCTGAGGATTTACAGGAAGCGCTTTCCCCTGACCGCGTGCTGCTGTACCCGGCCAACGAGCTGGTTGCTGCCGAAGCGGCTGTCTCCAGCCCGGAGACGCTTGCCCAACGGATTGACGTGCTTACCCGGTGTGCCCAGGGCTTCCGCGGAGTTGTTGTCGTTCCGTATTCCGGCGTCCGCCGGCTGCTGCCGGCACCGCATGTAATGGCAGCGGCGCAGCTGACTGTATCGCAGGACGGGACTCTCGCGCTTGATGATTTCCTGATGAAGATGATTGAGATGGGTTATGAGCGGGTGGAACGTGTAGAGAACCGCGGCGAGCTAAGCGTACGCGGAGGCATCATTGACTTCTATCCTATGACCTCACCGCTTGCTTACCGGGTGGAGCTGTTTGATGATGAAGTTGATTCCATCCGGACCTTTGATCCTGCGGATCAGCGGTCCATTGATAAAGTCCGCAGTGTAACAGTCACTCCTGCCAAAGAGATCATTGCAGACCAGCCCCGGCTGGATTCGGCAGCATCGGCGGCTGCAGCGATGCTGGAGCATCAGCTGGAGAAGATGACTGACCGTCAGGCCAAGCTGCGCCTGCGCGAGGAAATGGGCCGAGAGCTGGAAATGCTGCGGGAAGGCACCTATTTCCCTGAAATCTATAAATATATCAGCCTCTTATATCCTGAGCGGACCCATCTGTATGATTACATGGCTGAGGACACTCTGCTGGTGCTGGATGAGCCGGCCAGACTGCTGGAGACAGCCAAGCAGCTGGAGCGCGACGAGTCAGAATGGAATCTTCACCTGCTTCAGAACGGCAAAAATCTGCCGGATCTGCATCTTTCCGTTGATAATGATACCGTTATGTACCGTAGGCCGTTCCAGAGCCTGTTTATGTCGATTTTTCTGCGCCAGGTTCCCCATATTCAGCCGCAGAACATTCTTGGCTTCATCAGCCGCGGAATGCAGGATTTCCATGGGCAGATGAATGTGCTGAAATCAGAAATGGAGCGCTGGCACAAGTCAGGCGTGAAGGTTGTAATGCTGGCCAGCAGCGAAGAGCGGATGGAACGCATCCGCCGTGTGCTCGACGATTACGGCATTGAGGAGCCGACGCTGCTGCAGGGTAATCTGGGCTCAGGCTTTGAGCTGCCGTCCATTCATCTGGCCGTTATCACTGAAGGCGAAATGTTCTCACAGAAGCAGCGCAAAGCACGCAAGCTGACCAAGGGCATCGACAACGCTGAACGGATCAAGAGCTATACCGAGCTCAAAATTGGTGATTATGTTGTCCACCAGAATCATGGTATCGGTAAATATATGGGCATCGGCACACTTGAGGTCAGCGGGATTCACCGCGATTATATGCACATCATGTACGCCGGCGGCGACAAGCTGTCGGTGCCGATTGACCAGATTGACCTAATCCAGAAGTATGTCGGCTCGGAAGACAAGGAGCCAAAGGTATACAAGCTTGGCGGTAATGAGTGGACGAGGGTCACAAGCAAGGTGCGTTCCTCCGTCCAGGACATTGCCGATGACCTGATCAAGCTGTATGCAGAACGGCAGAGCGCCCTGGGCTACGGCTTCGAGAAGGATACACAGGAGCAGCGTGAGTTCGAGGAAATGTTCCCTTATGAGGAGACGCGCGACCAGCTCCGGGCGATTGAAGAGATCAAGAAGGATATGGAGCAGAACCGTCCGATGGACCGGCTGCTGTGCGGGGACGTAGGCTATGGCAAGACTGAAGTGGCGATCCGCGCTGCGTTCAAATCAGCTATTGAGGGCAAGCAGGTAGCTGTGCTGGTGCCGACGACTATTCTGGCCCAGCAGCATTACGAGACTTTCCGCGAGCGTTTTGGCAATTATCCGATCAACATTCAGGTGCTCAGCCGGTTCCGCAGCCGCAAGGAGCAGAATGAAACGATCAAAGGCGTTAAGCAGGGGACAGTGGATGTAGTCATCGGAACACACCGGCTGCTATCCCAGGATATGGTCTTTAAAGACCTGGGCCTGCTGATTGTCGATGAAGAGCAGAGATTCGGAGTAACCCATAAAGAGAAGCTTAAAAAGCTGAAAACAAATGTCGATGTCCTGACACTTACCGCAACCCCGATACCGCGCACACTGCACATGTCTATGCTGGGCGTAAGGGATTTGTCAGTCATTGAGACGCCACCGGAGAACCGCTTTCCCGTGCAGACGTATGTCGTTGAGCATAGCCAGACCCTTACCCGTGAAGCTGTAGAGCGTGAGCTGGCCCGTGGAGGACAAGTGTATTACCTCTATAACCGGGTGCAGGGCATTCATGAGATGGCAGCGCAGATTTCCATGCTGGTCCCTGAAGCGCGGGTTGGCGTGGGCCACGGGCAAATGTCGGAATCCGAGCTGGAAAAGACGATACTTGATTTTCTCGACGGGGAGTATGATGTGCTCGTCAGCACCAGTATTATTGAGACCGGGGTCGATATTCCGAACGTAAACACTCTGATTGTGCATGATGCCGACAAAATGGGCCTGTCCCAGCTCTACCAGCTGCGCGGACGCGTCGGACGCTCCAACCGGATTGCCTATGCTTATTTCACCTACCAGCGGGACAAAGTGCTGACAGAGGTTGCCGAGAAGCGCCTGCAGTCCATTAAAGAGTTCACGGAGCTCGGTTCCGGCTTCAAAATAGCGATGCGCGATCTGTCCATCCGCGGCGCAGGGAATTTGCTCGGTGCAGAGCAGCACGGCTTCATTGCATCTGTCGGCTTCGACCTGTATTCCCAGATGCTTGCGGAGGAAATCCGCAAACGGAAGGTTACGGTGCTCGGAGAAGAGGATACCTCGCTTAAGCAGGGCAATACGGTCATTGATTTGTCGATTGACGCGTATCTTCCGTCCGAGTATATTTACGACAGCATCCAGAAAATCGAAATTTATAAAAAGGTTGCCGCTGTCACTGCTTTTGAAGATGCTAACGAGCTTGAGGATGAGCTGCTGGACCGGTTCGGCGAATTGCCTGAGGCCGTCGTTAATCTGCTGTCGGTTGCCCGGTTGAAGGTATACGGCAAGCTGTACGGCATGGAATCCATGATCCGGCGCGGTGATGAGGTGTCCCTTAACTTCCATGAAGGGAGTGCGGCCGCATTTGATACCGCAAAGCTCGCTAAAGTTGGTAATCAATTCGAAAGACGTGTACAATTTGATAGGGAGGCCAAGGCCGGCATCCGTATAAAGGTCAAGGAACTCAGTGACAAGGAGCTGCTTGATCAGCTGGAGCAGTTTTTGGCTGCAGCGAAAGAGTCGCTAAAATTGAAGGGAGAACTACACAATGTCAGTAAATAA
- a CDS encoding anti-sigma-F factor Fin family protein encodes MAIHYVCRHCRTFLGSIDQSSTTEMQLGLHSLTPAERREIIAYDSDGEITVKVTCDYCKEALDNNPELSLLASPLQ; translated from the coding sequence ATGGCAATACACTACGTGTGCAGGCACTGCCGCACATTTCTGGGGAGCATCGACCAAAGCAGCACCACAGAAATGCAGCTGGGCTTGCACTCCTTGACCCCTGCGGAACGCAGAGAGATCATAGCGTATGATTCAGACGGCGAAATCACGGTGAAGGTTACTTGCGATTATTGCAAAGAGGCCTTGGATAACAATCCTGAGCTCAGCCTGCTGGCCAGTCCGCTTCAGTAA
- the mazG gene encoding nucleoside triphosphate pyrophosphohydrolase — protein sequence MSAKLTVVGLGSGNPDRLTLGIIKKLQAAAAVYVRTAEHPVMAALTELKIASQSFDGLYESLDSFPEVYEAITAKLIGEALAAPAGAEIVYAVPGHPMVAESAVSKLRLRCPEAGIELQILGGESFLDEAFVRLGFDPIEGFQLLDASGIRSSQLQPELHTLIGQVYDTFTASETKLCLMELYPPEYEVIVGHALGVEQEEQILRVPLYELDRIEGYGNLSLVYVPANRAENARRRTFARLHEIVDTLRSPEGCPWDREQTHESLRKNLIEETYEVLETIDEDDPDHMKEELGDLLLQIMLHSQIEEELGTFSVFDVIEGLNDKLIFRHPHVFGDKSAADAEEALKNWDGMKAEEKRLKGVKPESESALSGVPRDLPALMKAYKLQKKAAKVGFDWDNVTDVLAKIREEVDELQEAIENGAAAEEQMLELGDLLFAATNAARFIGADPEEALTRTNRKFVSRFAYIEQQLLARGTSVKESSLDDMELLWQEAKAEERK from the coding sequence ATGAGTGCAAAATTAACAGTGGTTGGCCTGGGCTCCGGTAACCCGGACCGCCTGACGCTGGGTATTATTAAGAAGCTGCAGGCGGCTGCAGCCGTCTATGTACGGACCGCGGAGCATCCGGTGATGGCGGCTTTGACGGAGCTCAAGATTGCTTCACAGTCCTTTGACGGGCTGTACGAGTCGCTGGACTCTTTTCCGGAGGTGTATGAAGCGATCACCGCAAAATTAATCGGGGAAGCGCTGGCCGCACCTGCGGGTGCTGAAATCGTCTATGCCGTTCCGGGACATCCGATGGTAGCGGAATCAGCAGTATCCAAGCTGCGCCTCCGCTGCCCGGAAGCCGGCATAGAGCTGCAGATTCTTGGCGGGGAGAGCTTCCTGGATGAAGCTTTCGTGCGGCTTGGCTTCGATCCGATCGAAGGCTTCCAGCTATTGGACGCCTCGGGCATCCGAAGCTCTCAGCTGCAGCCAGAGCTCCATACACTCATTGGACAGGTCTATGATACCTTTACCGCCTCGGAGACCAAGCTGTGTCTGATGGAGCTGTATCCGCCGGAGTACGAAGTGATAGTGGGCCATGCACTTGGAGTGGAGCAGGAGGAGCAGATTCTGCGGGTGCCGCTGTATGAGCTTGACCGGATCGAGGGATATGGCAATCTGTCCCTTGTCTATGTCCCTGCGAACCGTGCAGAGAATGCGCGCAGACGCACCTTTGCCCGGCTCCATGAGATTGTGGATACCCTGAGAAGCCCGGAGGGCTGCCCGTGGGACCGTGAGCAGACGCACGAATCGCTGCGCAAAAATCTGATCGAGGAAACCTACGAAGTGCTGGAGACAATCGATGAGGATGATCCGGACCACATGAAGGAGGAGCTGGGGGATCTGCTGCTGCAGATTATGCTCCATTCCCAGATCGAAGAGGAGCTCGGCACATTCAGCGTCTTTGATGTCATCGAGGGATTGAATGACAAGCTGATCTTCCGTCATCCGCATGTGTTCGGGGATAAGAGCGCGGCAGACGCCGAGGAGGCGCTGAAGAACTGGGACGGCATGAAAGCGGAGGAGAAGCGGCTCAAGGGCGTGAAGCCGGAGTCGGAATCGGCGCTCAGCGGCGTTCCCCGTGATCTGCCTGCCCTCATGAAGGCCTACAAGCTGCAGAAGAAGGCAGCGAAGGTGGGCTTTGACTGGGATAATGTAACGGACGTTCTGGCCAAAATCCGTGAGGAAGTCGATGAGCTCCAGGAGGCTATCGAGAACGGAGCTGCGGCGGAGGAGCAGATGCTGGAGCTGGGCGACCTGCTGTTTGCGGCAACCAATGCCGCACGTTTCATCGGAGCAGACCCTGAAGAGGCACTGACCCGCACCAACCGTAAATTTGTGTCCCGCTTTGCCTATATCGAGCAGCAGCTGCTTGCCCGGGGAACCAGTGTGAAGGAGAGCAGCCTGGACGACATGGAGCTGTTATGGCAGGAAGCAAAGGCCGAGGAGCGGAAGTAA
- a CDS encoding HU family DNA-binding protein: MNKTDLVNNISEKSGLAKKDVEAVLNGVLSEITDALSKGDKVQLIGFGTFETRKRSGRTGRNPQSGTPIEIPESTVPAFKAGNKLKEAVN, translated from the coding sequence ATGAACAAGACAGATCTGGTAAACAACATTTCCGAAAAAAGCGGATTGGCCAAAAAAGATGTAGAAGCCGTATTAAACGGTGTACTTAGCGAAATTACCGATGCTTTGTCCAAGGGTGATAAAGTACAGCTGATCGGCTTCGGTACTTTTGAAACACGCAAGCGCTCCGGCCGTACCGGCCGCAATCCGCAATCGGGCACGCCTATTGAAATTCCTGAATCGACTGTACCGGCCTTCAAGGCTGGCAACAAGCTCAAAGAAGCCGTTAACTAA
- a CDS encoding putative polysaccharide biosynthesis protein, producing the protein MKPGTSGSKLLQGAFILSAAAIVSKLIGTLQKIPLQNLGGDAVFGIYNTVNPLYTMLITIAMLGLPSAISKFVAEASAGGSEAEGRRILRLSAVLTAACGLLIGLLTYAGAPVIAGWVGNSHIIPALHTSALGLAVVPLMAAMRGYFQGLHNMVPTAVSQVTEQSVRVIVMIALLLYLTGSGAGAAEIAAGALLGSAAGGAAGLVVMLLFWRRHSKHADGRLSGQDGAALPEPADERLVSDRSTTAAAGGFKRAGALQLLAYGLPVMLGALAVPLIGLVDVFTVPRLLSSAYGETASMSQFGIYNRGLPLVQIVTMLATSLAVVFIPALAEAKYRGDDALIRTRCSLSLRWFWLLGLAASVGLAVLAEPVNVALYGDAAGSGTMIWLAFTAAGGTVSIISAALLQGLGAVRAPALHLLAAAVLKAALNLLLVPQQGITGAAIASVAAHGFAAALNVLLLHRQGHLRLRLADALLRPALLLAGLGLAAAAVSSGAALALDAAGLGGGRMASLAQTLLGVLAGCLVFALGAVRLRLLSESELRQLPGFGPKLADKLGKLRLFP; encoded by the coding sequence ATGAAACCAGGCACATCAGGCTCCAAGCTGCTGCAGGGGGCTTTTATTCTCAGTGCGGCAGCGATCGTCTCCAAGCTGATCGGTACGCTGCAAAAAATTCCGCTGCAGAATCTGGGCGGTGATGCTGTATTCGGCATCTATAATACAGTAAATCCGCTTTACACCATGCTGATAACAATCGCCATGCTGGGCCTCCCGTCAGCCATCTCCAAATTTGTAGCCGAGGCCTCAGCCGGCGGGAGCGAGGCCGAGGGAAGACGGATTCTCCGGCTGTCGGCGGTTCTAACCGCCGCCTGCGGACTGCTTATCGGGCTGCTTACCTATGCCGGAGCTCCTGTTATTGCCGGCTGGGTCGGAAACTCACATATTATTCCGGCTCTGCATACCAGTGCCTTGGGGCTGGCGGTTGTTCCGCTTATGGCTGCCATGCGCGGCTATTTTCAGGGGCTACATAATATGGTGCCCACAGCCGTTTCACAGGTTACGGAGCAGTCGGTGCGTGTCATTGTCATGATTGCACTGCTGCTGTATCTGACCGGCAGCGGGGCCGGGGCAGCGGAGATTGCAGCAGGTGCGCTGCTCGGCTCGGCAGCTGGCGGTGCAGCCGGACTGGTGGTCATGCTGCTATTTTGGAGAAGGCACAGCAAGCATGCGGACGGACGGCTCTCCGGCCAGGACGGTGCTGCCTTGCCCGAGCCGGCTGATGAGAGGCTTGTAAGCGACCGCTCTACTACTGCGGCTGCGGGCGGGTTCAAACGGGCGGGCGCCCTTCAGCTGCTGGCTTACGGGCTGCCGGTGATGCTGGGGGCGCTGGCTGTGCCGCTGATCGGGCTGGTCGATGTGTTCACCGTCCCGAGGCTGCTGTCCTCTGCCTACGGCGAGACGGCTTCAATGTCCCAGTTCGGCATCTATAACCGGGGTCTGCCGCTCGTGCAGATCGTGACAATGCTGGCGACCTCGCTGGCGGTCGTCTTCATTCCCGCCCTCGCGGAGGCGAAGTACCGCGGGGATGACGCTTTGATAAGAACCCGCTGCAGCCTGTCGCTGCGCTGGTTCTGGCTGCTGGGCCTGGCCGCTTCGGTCGGCCTGGCGGTCTTGGCAGAGCCGGTTAACGTGGCTCTGTACGGCGATGCCGCAGGCAGCGGCACGATGATCTGGCTGGCCTTCACCGCCGCCGGCGGTACCGTCAGCATCATCTCTGCCGCGCTGCTGCAGGGCCTGGGCGCCGTGCGCGCGCCGGCGCTGCACCTGCTGGCCGCCGCCGTGCTGAAGGCGGCCCTCAACCTGCTGCTGGTGCCGCAGCAGGGCATTACCGGCGCCGCCATCGCCAGCGTGGCGGCGCACGGGTTCGCAGCAGCGCTGAACGTGCTGCTGCTGCACCGGCAGGGCCATCTGCGGCTGCGCCTCGCAGATGCCCTGCTGCGGCCCGCGCTGCTGCTCGCGGGCCTGGGGCTTGCTGCCGCCGCCGTGAGCAGCGGCGCGGCCCTGGCGCTTGACGCCGCCGGCTTGGGCGGCGGGCGGATGGCCAGCCTGGCACAGACGCTGCTGGGCGTGCTGGCGGGCTGCCTTGTTTTTGCGCTAGGCGCAGTCAGGCTGCGGCTGCTAAGCGAGAGCGAGCTGCGCCAGCTGCCGGGCTTCGGCCCTAAGCTTGCGGACAAGCTTGGGAAGCTGCGCCTGTTTCCTTAA
- the pth gene encoding aminoacyl-tRNA hydrolase: protein MKWIVGLGNPGTQYAKTRHNVGFMALDELAARNGIAFNQNKCKSVIGEGVIGGVKTVLIKPMTYMNLSGEAVRAYMEYYKVALEDLIVVYDDLDTEIGKIRLRYQGSAGGHNGIKSIIQHTGTQSFNRVRMGISRPEPGYAIVDYVLSGFPKKDADKLKTMILDTCDALEFSLQHTFEQTMAKFNG, encoded by the coding sequence ATGAAATGGATTGTTGGACTCGGAAATCCGGGAACACAGTATGCCAAGACCAGGCACAATGTCGGATTCATGGCACTGGACGAGCTTGCGGCCAGAAACGGAATAGCCTTTAACCAGAACAAATGCAAATCGGTGATTGGTGAAGGGGTGATCGGCGGGGTCAAAACCGTCCTGATCAAGCCCATGACGTATATGAACCTGTCTGGAGAAGCGGTCCGTGCCTATATGGAATATTATAAAGTGGCGCTTGAGGATCTGATCGTAGTATATGATGATCTGGATACCGAAATCGGAAAAATCCGGCTGCGTTATCAAGGCAGCGCCGGCGGGCATAACGGAATCAAATCCATCATCCAGCATACCGGCACCCAGAGCTTCAACCGGGTACGGATGGGGATCTCCCGGCCGGAGCCGGGCTATGCCATTGTAGATTATGTGCTGTCCGGCTTCCCGAAGAAGGATGCTGACAAGCTGAAAACGATGATTCTGGATACCTGTGATGCACTGGAGTTCAGTCTCCAGCATACCTTTGAACAGACAATGGCCAAATTCAACGGCTGA
- the spoVT gene encoding stage V sporulation protein T, translating to MKATGIVRRIDDLGRVVIPKEIRRTLRIREGDPLEIFVDRDGEVILKKYSPIGELGDFAKEYAESLYEGTGHITMITDRDSFITVAGGSKKDYLDKQVGVLLEKVMESRKTMLETNNGNYDISKDHSELLSSYVAAPIISGGDPIGCVVLMNKDESVKMSQMEVKMAETAAAFLGKQMEQ from the coding sequence ATGAAAGCTACTGGTATTGTTCGCCGTATTGATGACCTGGGCCGTGTTGTTATTCCTAAAGAAATTAGACGTACATTGCGTATCCGTGAAGGTGATCCGCTGGAGATATTCGTTGATCGCGACGGTGAAGTCATACTGAAGAAGTATTCCCCGATCGGGGAGCTTGGCGACTTTGCCAAAGAGTACGCGGAATCCCTCTACGAGGGTACCGGACATATTACAATGATTACGGACAGAGACAGCTTCATCACAGTGGCCGGCGGCTCCAAAAAGGATTATCTGGATAAGCAGGTCGGAGTCTTGCTTGAAAAGGTTATGGAGAGCCGTAAAACCATGCTGGAGACAAACAACGGAAATTACGACATCAGCAAGGATCATTCGGAGCTGCTGTCCAGCTATGTTGCTGCACCGATTATTTCGGGCGGTGACCCGATCGGCTGTGTGGTGCTGATGAACAAGGATGAATCCGTCAAAATGTCGCAGATGGAAGTAAAGATGGCTGAGACTGCTGCCGCTTTCCTGGGCAAGCAAATGGAGCAGTAG
- a CDS encoding RNA-binding S4 domain-containing protein, whose product MRLDKYLKVSRLIKRRTVAKDVSEQGRVLINGKESKPSSTVKLGDEITVQFGQKLVTVKVEKLVETTRKDEAAGMYTLLREEPVAKSSGLDW is encoded by the coding sequence ATGCGTCTTGACAAGTATCTGAAGGTATCCCGTTTAATCAAGCGCCGCACAGTGGCTAAGGATGTGTCCGAGCAAGGCCGGGTGCTGATTAACGGTAAGGAATCCAAGCCAAGCAGCACGGTAAAGCTCGGTGACGAAATTACAGTGCAGTTCGGTCAGAAGCTTGTAACGGTTAAGGTGGAAAAGCTGGTTGAAACCACCCGCAAGGATGAGGCAGCCGGCATGTATACACTGCTCCGTGAAGAGCCTGTTGCCAAAAGCAGCGGACTCGACTGGTAG